The nucleotide window CGGCGGTGCCGCAATCGATCTCGGTCACCACCAAGTCCTGCGTCACGTCAACCAGACGGCGCGTGAGGTAACCCGAGTTGGCGGTTTTCAGCGCCGTGTCGGCCAAGCCTTTACGCGCACCGTGGGTGGAGATGAAGTACTGCAACACGTTCAACCCCTCGCGGAAGTTGGCCGTGATGGGCGTCTCGATGATCGAGCCATCGGGCTTGGCCATCAGGCCGCGCATGCCGGCCAACTGGCGGATCTGCGCGGCGGAACCCCGCGCGCCCGAGTCGGCCATCATGTAAATGGAGTTGAACGACTCCTGATCGACTTCCTTGCCGTGGCGGTCGGTGGTCTTTTGCTTGGCCAGCTGGGCCATCATGACCTTGGACACGTCGTCGCCGGCCTTGCCCCAGATGTCGACCACCTTGTTGTAACGCTCGCCGGCGGTGACCAGGCCCGAGACGTACTGCTGCTCGATTTCCTTCACTTCCTTCTCAGCGCGTTCGATGATGCCGGCCTTCTCGTGCGGCACCAGCATGTCGTCGATGGCGATCGAAATGCCGGCGCGCGTGGCCAGGCGGAAACCGTTTTGCAGCAGCTTGTCGGCGAACACCACGGTGTCCTTCAGGCCGCATTTGCGGAAGCTGGCGTTGATGAGGCGCGAAATCTCTTTCTTCTTCAACGCCTTGTTCATCAGCGAGAACGACAGCCCCTTGGGCAGGATCTCGGACAGCAGCGCGCGGCCCACGGTGGTTTCGACCAGGCTGGTCGAAGGCGTGAGTTCGCCCGTCGTCTTGTCCTTGGCCCATTCGGTCAGACGCACCGTGACCTTGGCGGTCAGCTCGACGACGCCGGCATCCAGTGCACGCTGCACTTCGCCAATGTCGGCGAACACCAAGCCTTCGCCCCTGCCGTTGATGCGTTCGCGGGTCGTGTAATACAGGCCCAGCACCACGTCTTGCGAGGGCACGATGGACGGCTCGCCCGAGGCCGGAAACAGCACGTTGTTGGACGCCAGCATCAGCGTGCGCGCTTCCATCTGCGCTTCGACCGACAGCGGCACGTGCACGGCCATCTGGTCACCGTCGAAGTCGGCGTTGAAGGCGGCGCACACCAACGGGTGCAGTTGGATGGCCTTGCCTTCGATCAGGATCGGCTCGAAGGCCTGAATGCCCAGGCGGTGCAGCGTGGGCGCGCGGTTGAGCAGCACCGGGTGTTCGGTGATGACCTCTTCCAGAATGTCCCAAACCACCGGCGTGCCGGCCTCGACCTCTTTCTTCGCCGCCTTGATGGTGGTGGCGATGCCCATGGCTTCGAGGCGGGCGAAGATGAAGGGCTTGAACAGCTCCAGCGCCATCAGCTTCGGCAGGCCGCACTGGTGCAACTTGAGCGTCGGGCCCACGGTGATGACCGAGCGGCCCGAATAGTCGACGCGCTTGCCCAGCAGGTTCTGCCGGAAGCGGCCCGACTTGCCCTTGATCATGTCGGCCAACGACTTCAGCGCGCGCTTGTTGGCGCCCGTCATGGCCTTGCCGCGGCGGCCGTTGTCCAGCAGGCTGTCCACGGCTTCCTGGAGCATGCGCTTTTCGTTGCGCGCGATGATCTCGGGTGCCTTCAGCTCCAGCAGGCGGCGCAGGCGGCTGTTGCGGTTGATGACGCGGCGGTACAGGTCGTTCAGGTCGGATGTGGCGAAGCGGCCACCGTCCAGCGGCACCAGCGGGCGCAGGTCGGGCGGCAGCACGGGCAGCACGTCGAGCACCATCCACTCGGGCTTGATGCCGGACTTCTTGAACGCCTCCAGCACCTTCAGGCGCTTGGCATTCTTCTTGATCTTGACTTCGGAGCCGGTCAGGTCGTTGCGCAGCTTCTCGATCTCAATGTCGAGGTCGATGCCTTCCAGCAATTCCTTGATGCCCTCGGCGCCCATGCGCGCGACGAACTCGTCGCCATGCTCGGCGCGCTGCTTGTCGTACTCATCCTCGCTCATGATCGAGAACTTCTTCAGCGGCGTCATGCCGGGGTCGGTGACGACGTAGGCCTCGAAGTACAGCACGCGCTCAATGTCGCGCAGCGTCATGTCGAGCACCATGCCCAAACGGCTGGGCAGCGATTTCAAGAACCAGATGTGGGCGCAAGGCGCGGCCAGGTCGATGTGGCCCATGCGCTCGCGGCGCACCTTGGTTTGGGTGACTTCCACGCCGCACTTCTCGCAGATCACGCCGCGGTGCTTCAGGCGCTTGTACTTGCCGCACAGGCACTCGTAGTCCTTGATCGGCCCGAAGATCTTGGCGCAGAACAGGCCGTCGCGCTCGGGCTTGAAGGTGCGGTAGTTGATGGTCTCGGGCTTCTTCACCTCGCCGAAAGACCACGAACGGATCTTCTCGGGTGAAGCCAAGCCGATACGGATGGCGTCAAAGTGCTCATCCGGCGTGAATTGCTTGAACAGGTCGAGTAGCGATTTCATGTGACTCTTGCCCTTTTCATCAAAAATGATAGCTGCTCGCGCTTGTTGGACGTGCGCTGGCGGCTGAAAATACCCTCAATCCGGCAAGACCCAACTCCGGCCGGGTCTGCACACGGACAGCCGCGCTCAGGAGCGCTCCAGCTCGATATCAAGGCCCAGCGAACGGATTTCCTTGACCAGCACGTTGAACGACTCGGGCATGCCGGCGTCGATGGAGTGTTCGCCCTTGACGATGCTCTCGTACACCTTGGTACGGCCTTGCACGTCGTCGGACTTCACCGTCAGCATTTCTTGCAGCGTGTACGAGGCGCCATAGGCTTCCAGCGCCCACACCTCCATCTCGCCAAAGCGCTGGCCGCCGAACTGCGCCTTGCCACCCAGCGGCTGCTGCGTGACCAGCGAGTAAGGGCCGGTAGAGCGCGCGTGCATCTTGTCGTCCACCAGGTGGTGCAGCTTCAGGAAGTGCATGTAGCCGATAGTGGTGGGGCGGTCGAAGGCGTCACCGGTGCGGCCGTCGTACAGCCAAGCCTGCGTGCGCGTGTCGGTCAGGCCCTTGGCCTTGGCGATCTCGTCCGGATAGGCCTGCTTAAGCATGGCGCGGATTTCTTCCTCGGACGCACCATCGAACACCGGCGACGCGAACGGCATGCCGCCCGTCAGGTTGCCGGCCATCTCGAGCACCTGCTCATCGGTCAGCGCGGCCAGCTCTTCCGTGCGGCCGGTGCTGTTGTACAGCTCTTCCATGTACTTGCGCACCTTGCCCACGCGCTCCTCGGTCTGCAGCATCTCGTTGATGCGCTGGCCGATGCCCTTGCCGGCCCAGCCCAGGTGGACTTCAAGCACCTGGCCCACGTTCATGCGCGAGGGCACGCCAAGCGGGTTGAGCACGATGTCGGCTGGGGTGCCGTCGGCCATGTAGGGCATGTCTTCGACGGGAACGATCTTCGACACCACGCCCTTGTTGCCGTGGCGGCCGGCCATCTTGTCGCCGGGTTGCAGGCGGCGCTTGACGGCCAGATACACCTTGACCATCTTCAACACGCCGGCCGGCAGCTCGTCGCCTTGCGTCAGCTTCTTGCGCTTTTCCTCGAACGCCAGGTCAAAGCTGTGGCGCTGCTGCTCGATGGAGGCCTTGATGCTTTCGAGCTGCGCGGCCACCGCATCCTCGGCCGGACGGATATCGAACCAATGGTACTTGTCCACCGAGGCCAGATAGGCCTTGTCAATCTTGGTGCCCTTGGCGATGCGGTTGGGCCCGCCGTTGGCGGTTTTGCCGTTCAGCAGCTTCTCGATGCGGTCGAAGGCATCGGCCTCGACGATGCGCAGCTGGTCGTTCAAATCGAGGCGGTAGCGCTTCAGCTCGTCGTCGATGATCTGCTGCGCGCGCTTGTCGCGCACGATGCCCTCGCGCGTGAACACCTGCACATCGATCACCGTGCCTTGCGAGCCCTGGTCGACGCGCAGCGAAGTGTCCTTCACATCGGATGCCTTCTCGCCGAAGATGGCGCGCAGCAGCTTCTCCTCGGGCGTCAGCGTGGTCTCGCCCTTGGGCGTGACCTTGCCCACCAGCGTGTCGCCGGGTTGCACTTCGGCGCCCACGTAAATGATGCCCGATTCGTCCAGGCGATTGAGCTGCTGCTCAGACAGGTTGGGGATGTCGCGCGTGATCTCTTCGGCACCCAGCTTGGTGTCGCGCGCCATCACCACCAGCTCCTCGATGTGGATCGAGGTGTAGCGGTCGTCGGCCACGACTTTTTCGGAGATCAGGATCGAATCCTCGAAGTTGTAGCCGTTCCAGGGCATGAAGGCGATCAGCATGTTCTGGCCGATGGCGATTTCGCCCAGGTCGGTCGAGGCGCCGTCGGCGATCACGTCACCCTTGGCCAGCACGTCGCCCTTCTTGACGATGGGGCGTTGATGGATATTGGTGTTCTGGTTGCTGCGCTGATACTTGATGAGGTTGTAGATGTCCACACCCACTTCACCGGCCACCGCCTCGGCGTCATTGACGCGGATCACAATGCGCGTGGCGTCGACGTAATCGACCACGCCACCACGCTTGGCGGTAACCACGGTACCCGAGTCGATGGCGGCCACACGCTCGATGCCGGTACCGACCAGCGGCTTCTCAGGCCGCAGCACGGGCACGGCCTGGCGCGACATGTTGGCGCCCATCAATGCGCGGTTGGCGTCGTCGTGCTCCAGAAAAGGCACCAGCGAGGCCGCCACCGACACGATCTGCGCGGGCGACACGTCCATGTACTGGATGCGCTCTGCGCCGACCAGGATGGAATCGCCCTTTTCGCGCGCCGAAACCAAGTCACCCGTCAGGCGGCCATCCTTGTCGAGCGCGGCGTTGGCCTGGGCGATGACGTACTTGCCTTCCTCGATGGCCGACAGGTAGTCGATCTCGTTGGTCACCTTGCCATCGGCCACACGGCGGTACGGCGTCTCGATGAAGCCGTATTCGTTCAGGCGCGCGTACAACGCCAGCGAGTTGATCAGGCCGATGTTCGGGCCTTCCGGCGTTTCGATCGGGCACACGCGGCCGTAGTGCGTGACGTGCACGTCGCGCACCTCGAAGCCAGCACGCTCGCGCGTCAGACCACCCGGGCCCAGGGCCGAGACGCGGCGCTTGTGCGTGATCTCAGCCAGTGGGTTGGTCTGGTCCATGAACTGCGACAGCTGCGAGGCGCCGAAGAACTCCTTGAGCGCCGCCGAAATCGGCTTGGAGTTGATCAGATCGTGCGGCATGAGCGGATCGTTTTCGGCTTGGCCCAAACGCTCCTTCACGGCTTTTTCGATGCGCGCCAGGCCGGTGCGGTACTGGTTCTCGGCCAGCTCGCCCACGCAGCGCACGCGGCGGTTGCCCAGGTGATCGATGTCGTCCACCTCGCCACGGCCATTACGCAGCTCGACCAGGATCTTGACGACGGCGAGGATGTCCTCGTTGGTCAACACCATGGGGCCGGTCGACTCCTCGCGGCCGACCTTGGCGTTGAACTTCATGCGGCCGACGCGCGACAGGTCGTAGGTGTCGGGGTTGTAGAACAGCCGCTGGAACAAGGCCTGCACCGCGTCCTCGGTCGGCGGCTCGCCAGGGCGCATCATGCGGTAGATGGCGACGCGCGCGGCAAACTCGTCGACGGTCTCGTCGGCGCGCAGCGTCTGAGAAATGTAGGCGCCGTGGTCCAGCTCATTGGTGTAGATGGCCTGCAGCTCCTGCACGCCTGCTTCCCGCAGCTTTTTCAACAGCGCTTCGGTCAACTCGTCGTTGGCCTTGGCGATGATCTCTCCGGTGTCGGCGTCCACAATGCTCTTGGCGATCACGCGGCCGACCAGGAAGTCCTCGGGCACGCTGATGTGCGTGGTGCCAGACTGCTCCAGCTCGCGCAAATGACGCACCGTGATGCGCTTGTCCTTGGCAACGATGACCTTGCCGGCCTTGTCGGTGATGTCGAAGCGCGCCACTTCGCCCTTGAGACGATCGGCCACGAATTCGAGCTGAGCACCGCTGTCCATCAAGCGGAAGTTGTCGTTGACGAAGAAGTTCGCCAGGATCTGCTCCGGATTCAGGCCGATGGCCTTGAGCAAGATCGTGACCGGCATCTTGCGGCGGCGGTCGACGCGGAAGAACAGGATGTCCTTGGGATCGAACTCGAAATCGAGCCACGAACCGCGGTAGGGAATGATGCGCGCCGAGAACAGCAGCTTGCCCGAGCTGTGCGTCTTGCCCTTGTCGTGTTCGAAGAACACGCCGGGCGAACGGTGCAGCTGGGACACGATCACGCGCTCGGTGCCGTTGACGATGAATGAACCCTTGTCGGTCATCAAGGGCACTTCGCCCATGTAGACCTCTTGTTCCTTCACCTCCTTGACCACCTTGGATTGCGAGGTGGACGACTCTCGGTCGTAGATGATGAGCTGGACGCGCGCGCGCACCGCCGACGAGTAGGTCAGTCCGCGCGTCTGACATTCGCGCACGTCAAACGCGGGCTTGGCCAGGTTGTATTCGACGAACTTCATCTCGACAAAACCGTTGTGCGAGACGATCGGGAAAGCCGATTCAAACGCAGCCTGCAGGCCCTCGTGCGTACGCTTCTTGGGCGGTGTGTCGGCTTGCAGGAAGGCGGTGTAGGCGTCTTTCTGCATCTGCAGCAGGTAGGGCACTTGCAGCACGCTCTCGCGCGTGCCAAAGCTCTTGCGAATGCGCTTGCGTTCGGTAAAGGTGTAGGCCATGCAATCTCCGGGCGTTGACTTGGGAAAAGTCCTGGACATCTGGCGACTTGAGCCATCAGGTTGCGGGCGTGCCTGATGAGAAAGCTTGGTGGCTGGCCACTACCAGCCGATGGCGGACGACCGCGCGTTGCACGCGGCCCGAACCAAGTGGTCCTCTGCAGTCGGGAATCAAAGGACACTTGAAATCCGGCTTGGGTGAATTTCCCTCGGCCTCCGCCTACGGGAAACCGGCCCCAAGCCGGCTTTCAAGTGCGCTCTGAGAGCGCGAAGGGCTGGGTTCTTGAGCACCCCCAACCCGCACAATTCGGATAGTCGCCGTAGCGAGCCAAGATCGTTTCGAGAAGCGCAGCCGTACTGAAGTACGGCGAGCATCGCGGAAGCGATATTGGCTCGCGCGGTAGGCGAGGGCCGAATTACTTAAGCTCGACTTTGGCGCCGGCTTCTTCCAGCTTCTTCTTGGCCGCTTCGGCGTCCGCCTTGGCAATGCCTTCCTTGACGGGCTTCGGTGCGCCGTCCACCAGGTCCTTGGCTTCTTTCAAGCCCAGGCCGGTGATTTCGCGCACTGCCTTGATGACCGACACCTTGTTGGCGCCGGCTTCCATCAGCTGCACGGTGAACTCGGTCTTCTCTTCAGCAGCAGCGGCGGCACCACCGCCACCAGCGGCGGCCGGAGCAGCCATCGCAGCGGCGCTCACGCCGAACTTCTCTTCGATGGCTTTCACCAGCTCGTTGAGCTCCATGACCGTCATGCTGTCCAGCGCGGTCAGAAATGCGTCTTTATCAAATGCCATGATCAATTCCTAGAAAACAGTATGGGGTTTACCAATGGGCGCCGCCGGGTCAGGCAGCCACCGCCTCGCCTTCGCCCTTTTTGGCCGCCAGCGCGCCCAGCACCACGGCGGTGCGGGACATCGGCGACATGAGCAAGCCGCACAACTGGGCCAGCAGCACTTCCTTGGTAGGAATGCTGGCCAACTGCTTAACGCCGTTGGCATCCAAGGCCTTACCCCCGTAAACGCCCGCCCGAATAACCAGCTTGTCGTTGGTCTTGGCGAAATCGGCCACCACCTTGGCGGCGGCCACAGCGTCTTCGGAGAAGCCATAGATCAGCGGGCCGGTCATCTGGTCGCCCACCACTTCGAAGCTGCTGCCGGCGACAGCACGGCGGGCCAGGGTGTTTTTCAACACACTCAGGGCCACACCCTTGCTGCGCGCGTCGGTGCGCAGTTTCGTCATGTCGGCGACCGTGATGCCGCGGTATTCCGCCATCACCAGCGTTTGAGCTTTGGCGGCGAGGTCGGTCACTTCTTTAATGACCGCTTCTTTCTCACTGCGATTCAGACTCAAGGTCTACTCCTTCAAAATGCACCGCTCGAGCCGGGCCGATGGATCCGGTATCTGGCGGCGCGCCTTCTTTCAGCGACCTACTGCTTTCAAGAAAATTCCTGTGCAGCGGGTACGCCATC belongs to Ottowia testudinis and includes:
- the rpoC gene encoding DNA-directed RNA polymerase subunit beta', with amino-acid sequence MKSLLDLFKQFTPDEHFDAIRIGLASPEKIRSWSFGEVKKPETINYRTFKPERDGLFCAKIFGPIKDYECLCGKYKRLKHRGVICEKCGVEVTQTKVRRERMGHIDLAAPCAHIWFLKSLPSRLGMVLDMTLRDIERVLYFEAYVVTDPGMTPLKKFSIMSEDEYDKQRAEHGDEFVARMGAEGIKELLEGIDLDIEIEKLRNDLTGSEVKIKKNAKRLKVLEAFKKSGIKPEWMVLDVLPVLPPDLRPLVPLDGGRFATSDLNDLYRRVINRNSRLRRLLELKAPEIIARNEKRMLQEAVDSLLDNGRRGKAMTGANKRALKSLADMIKGKSGRFRQNLLGKRVDYSGRSVITVGPTLKLHQCGLPKLMALELFKPFIFARLEAMGIATTIKAAKKEVEAGTPVVWDILEEVITEHPVLLNRAPTLHRLGIQAFEPILIEGKAIQLHPLVCAAFNADFDGDQMAVHVPLSVEAQMEARTLMLASNNVLFPASGEPSIVPSQDVVLGLYYTTRERINGRGEGLVFADIGEVQRALDAGVVELTAKVTVRLTEWAKDKTTGELTPSTSLVETTVGRALLSEILPKGLSFSLMNKALKKKEISRLINASFRKCGLKDTVVFADKLLQNGFRLATRAGISIAIDDMLVPHEKAGIIERAEKEVKEIEQQYVSGLVTAGERYNKVVDIWGKAGDDVSKVMMAQLAKQKTTDRHGKEVDQESFNSIYMMADSGARGSAAQIRQLAGMRGLMAKPDGSIIETPITANFREGLNVLQYFISTHGARKGLADTALKTANSGYLTRRLVDVTQDLVVTEIDCGTADGSLMRAIVEGGEVIESLRERILGRSAAEDVINPETQEVVVQAGQMLDEDAIDELENAGIDEVRVRTALTCATRFGICAKCYGRDLGRGGLVNMGEAVGVIAAQSIGEPGTQLTMRTFHIGGAASRAAVASSVEAKSNGTIGFNPTMRYVTNSKGDLVVISRSGEITIHDEHGRERERHKVPYGAALTVKADQAIKAGTILANWDPLTRPIITEFAGQVKFENVEEGLTVAKQVDEVTGLSTLVVIDPKRRGSAKIVRPQVKLVDAGGNEVKIPGTDHSVTIGFQVGALIQVRDGQDVGPGEVLARIPVEGQKTRDITGGLPRVAELFEARTPKDKGTLAEQTGTVSFGKETKGKIRLQITDPDGHIWEELIPKEKNILVHEGQVVNKGESIVDGPADPQDILRLLGMEELARYIVDEVQDVYRLQGVKINDKHIEVIVRQMLRRVVVENPGDSGYIGGEQVERSEMLDTNDALRAEGKLPATYTNVLLGITKASLSTDSFISAASFQETTRVLTEAAIMGKRDELRGLKENVIVGRLIPAGTGLAYHQARKVKDQMDEAERRAIAEAEAAELAGEAVAVEGVDSAGAHEGAAAD
- the rpoB gene encoding DNA-directed RNA polymerase subunit beta, translated to MAYTFTERKRIRKSFGTRESVLQVPYLLQMQKDAYTAFLQADTPPKKRTHEGLQAAFESAFPIVSHNGFVEMKFVEYNLAKPAFDVRECQTRGLTYSSAVRARVQLIIYDRESSTSQSKVVKEVKEQEVYMGEVPLMTDKGSFIVNGTERVIVSQLHRSPGVFFEHDKGKTHSSGKLLFSARIIPYRGSWLDFEFDPKDILFFRVDRRRKMPVTILLKAIGLNPEQILANFFVNDNFRLMDSGAQLEFVADRLKGEVARFDITDKAGKVIVAKDKRITVRHLRELEQSGTTHISVPEDFLVGRVIAKSIVDADTGEIIAKANDELTEALLKKLREAGVQELQAIYTNELDHGAYISQTLRADETVDEFAARVAIYRMMRPGEPPTEDAVQALFQRLFYNPDTYDLSRVGRMKFNAKVGREESTGPMVLTNEDILAVVKILVELRNGRGEVDDIDHLGNRRVRCVGELAENQYRTGLARIEKAVKERLGQAENDPLMPHDLINSKPISAALKEFFGASQLSQFMDQTNPLAEITHKRRVSALGPGGLTRERAGFEVRDVHVTHYGRVCPIETPEGPNIGLINSLALYARLNEYGFIETPYRRVADGKVTNEIDYLSAIEEGKYVIAQANAALDKDGRLTGDLVSAREKGDSILVGAERIQYMDVSPAQIVSVAASLVPFLEHDDANRALMGANMSRQAVPVLRPEKPLVGTGIERVAAIDSGTVVTAKRGGVVDYVDATRIVIRVNDAEAVAGEVGVDIYNLIKYQRSNQNTNIHQRPIVKKGDVLAKGDVIADGASTDLGEIAIGQNMLIAFMPWNGYNFEDSILISEKVVADDRYTSIHIEELVVMARDTKLGAEEITRDIPNLSEQQLNRLDESGIIYVGAEVQPGDTLVGKVTPKGETTLTPEEKLLRAIFGEKASDVKDTSLRVDQGSQGTVIDVQVFTREGIVRDKRAQQIIDDELKRYRLDLNDQLRIVEADAFDRIEKLLNGKTANGGPNRIAKGTKIDKAYLASVDKYHWFDIRPAEDAVAAQLESIKASIEQQRHSFDLAFEEKRKKLTQGDELPAGVLKMVKVYLAVKRRLQPGDKMAGRHGNKGVVSKIVPVEDMPYMADGTPADIVLNPLGVPSRMNVGQVLEVHLGWAGKGIGQRINEMLQTEERVGKVRKYMEELYNSTGRTEELAALTDEQVLEMAGNLTGGMPFASPVFDGASEEEIRAMLKQAYPDEIAKAKGLTDTRTQAWLYDGRTGDAFDRPTTIGYMHFLKLHHLVDDKMHARSTGPYSLVTQQPLGGKAQFGGQRFGEMEVWALEAYGASYTLQEMLTVKSDDVQGRTKVYESIVKGEHSIDAGMPESFNVLVKEIRSLGLDIELERS
- the rplL gene encoding 50S ribosomal protein L7/L12 → MAFDKDAFLTALDSMTVMELNELVKAIEEKFGVSAAAMAAPAAAGGGGAAAAAEEKTEFTVQLMEAGANKVSVIKAVREITGLGLKEAKDLVDGAPKPVKEGIAKADAEAAKKKLEEAGAKVELK
- the rplJ gene encoding 50S ribosomal protein L10 produces the protein MSLNRSEKEAVIKEVTDLAAKAQTLVMAEYRGITVADMTKLRTDARSKGVALSVLKNTLARRAVAGSSFEVVGDQMTGPLIYGFSEDAVAAAKVVADFAKTNDKLVIRAGVYGGKALDANGVKQLASIPTKEVLLAQLCGLLMSPMSRTAVVLGALAAKKGEGEAVAA